Proteins encoded in a region of the Ursus arctos isolate Adak ecotype North America unplaced genomic scaffold, UrsArc2.0 scaffold_2, whole genome shotgun sequence genome:
- the SNX8 gene encoding sorting nexin-8 isoform X1: protein MTGGVMDRLPGEAGAAPVAAAAEAEADEEADPPAADLPTPQVSERRDPHPTRMQMPQGNPLLLSYTLQELLARDTVQVELIPEKKGLFLKHVEYEVSSQRFKSSVYRRYNDFVVFHEMLLQKFPYRMVPALPPKRVLGADREFIEARRRALRRFINLVARHPPFSEDVALRLFLSFSGPDVQNKLKESAQCVGDEFLNCKLAPRAKDFLPADIQTQFAVSRELIRNVYNSFHKLRDRAERIASRAIDNAADLLIFGKELSALGSDTTPLPSWASLNSSTWGSLKQALKGLSVEFALLADKAAQQGKQEENDVVEKLNLFLDLLQSYKDLCERHEKGVLHKHQRALHKYSLMKRQMMSATVQSREPDSVEQLESRIVEQENAIQTMELRSYFSLYCLHQEMQLVHVYLPLTSHILGAFVNSQIQGHKEMSKVWNDLKPKLSFLFAGPNSSLTPPRSPRDGVSPH, encoded by the exons ACTTGCCCACGCCCCAGGTCAGCGAGCGGAGGGACCCACACCCCACTCGAATGCAGATGCCGCAGGGGAACCCGCTGCTGCTGTCATACACCCTGCAGGAGCTGCTGGCCAGGGACACCGTGCAGGTGGAGCTCATTCCCGAGAAGAAGGGCCTCTTCCTGAAGCATGTGGAATACGAGGTTTCCAGCCAG CGCTTCAAGTCCTCTGTGTACAGACGGTACAACGACTTTGTGGTTTTCCACGAGATGCTGCTGCAGAAGTTCCCCTACCGCATGGTGCCGGCCCTGCCGCCCAAGAGAGTGCtgggag CCGACCGGGAGTTCATCGAGGCCCGGCGGAGGGCGCTGAGGCGCTTCATTAACCTGGTGGCCCGGCACCCCCCATTCTCCGAGGACGTGGCCCTCCGGCTGTTCCTGTCCTTCAGTGGCCCC GACGTACAGAACAAGTTAAAGGAATCCGCTCAGTGTGTTGGAGATGAGTTCTTGAACTGTAAGCTGGCTCCTCGGGCCAAG GACTTCCTCCCGGCCGACATCCAGACTCAGTTTGCCGTCAGCCGGGAGCTCATTCGGAACGTCTACAACAGCTTCCACAAGCTTCGAGATCGGGCCGAGCGGATCGCGTCGAGGGCCATCGACAATGCTGCTGACCTCCTCATATTCGGGAAGGAGCTGAG tgCTTTGGGGTCTGATACGACCCCGCTCCCCTCCTGGGCCTCTCTGAACAGCAGCACGTGGGGATCCCTTAAACAGGCACTGAAAGGCCTGTCCGTTGAATTTGCACTGCTTGCTGACAAAGCTGCCCAGCAG GGCAAACAGGAAGAGAATGACGTGGTGGAGAAATTGAACCTCTTCTTGGATTTGCTCCAGTCCTATAAA gacCTGTGTGAGCGGCACGAGAAGGGCGTTCTGCACAAGCACCAGCGTGCCCTGCACAAGTACAGCCTGATGAAGAGGCAGATGATGAGCGCCACTGTGCAGAGCCGCGAGCCCGACTCCGTGGAGCAGCTGGAGTCCCGCATCGTCGAG CAGGAGAACGCCATCCAGACGATGGAGCTTCGGAGCTACTTCTCCCTGTACTGCCTGCACCAGGAGATGCAGCTGGTCCACGTCtacctgcccctcacctcccacaTTCTCGGTGCCTTTGTCAACTCGCAGATCCAAGGGCACAAGGAG ATGAGCAAGGTGTGGAACGACTTGAAGCCCAAGCTCAGCTTCCTCTTCGCTGGACCCAACAGCTCCCTGACCCCGCCAAGGTCCCCGCGGGACGGCGTGTCTCCTCACTAG
- the SNX8 gene encoding sorting nexin-8 isoform X2: protein MTGGVMDRLPGEAGAAPVAAAAEAEADEEADPPAADLPTPQVSERRDPHPTRMQMPQGNPLLLSYTLQELLARDTVQVELIPEKKGLFLKHVEYEVSSQRFKSSVYRRYNDFVVFHEMLLQKFPYRMVPALPPKRVLGADREFIEARRRALRRFINLVARHPPFSEDVALRLFLSFSGPDVQNKLKESAQCVGDEFLNCKLAPRAKDFLPADIQTQFAVSRELIRNVYNSFHKLRDRAERIASRAIDNAADLLIFGKELSALGSDTTPLPSWASLNSSTWGSLKQALKGLSVEFALLADKAAQQGKQEENDVVEKLNLFLDLLQSYKDLCERHEKGVLHKHQRALHKYSLMKRQMMSATVQSREPDSVEQLESRIVEENAIQTMELRSYFSLYCLHQEMQLVHVYLPLTSHILGAFVNSQIQGHKEMSKVWNDLKPKLSFLFAGPNSSLTPPRSPRDGVSPH, encoded by the exons ACTTGCCCACGCCCCAGGTCAGCGAGCGGAGGGACCCACACCCCACTCGAATGCAGATGCCGCAGGGGAACCCGCTGCTGCTGTCATACACCCTGCAGGAGCTGCTGGCCAGGGACACCGTGCAGGTGGAGCTCATTCCCGAGAAGAAGGGCCTCTTCCTGAAGCATGTGGAATACGAGGTTTCCAGCCAG CGCTTCAAGTCCTCTGTGTACAGACGGTACAACGACTTTGTGGTTTTCCACGAGATGCTGCTGCAGAAGTTCCCCTACCGCATGGTGCCGGCCCTGCCGCCCAAGAGAGTGCtgggag CCGACCGGGAGTTCATCGAGGCCCGGCGGAGGGCGCTGAGGCGCTTCATTAACCTGGTGGCCCGGCACCCCCCATTCTCCGAGGACGTGGCCCTCCGGCTGTTCCTGTCCTTCAGTGGCCCC GACGTACAGAACAAGTTAAAGGAATCCGCTCAGTGTGTTGGAGATGAGTTCTTGAACTGTAAGCTGGCTCCTCGGGCCAAG GACTTCCTCCCGGCCGACATCCAGACTCAGTTTGCCGTCAGCCGGGAGCTCATTCGGAACGTCTACAACAGCTTCCACAAGCTTCGAGATCGGGCCGAGCGGATCGCGTCGAGGGCCATCGACAATGCTGCTGACCTCCTCATATTCGGGAAGGAGCTGAG tgCTTTGGGGTCTGATACGACCCCGCTCCCCTCCTGGGCCTCTCTGAACAGCAGCACGTGGGGATCCCTTAAACAGGCACTGAAAGGCCTGTCCGTTGAATTTGCACTGCTTGCTGACAAAGCTGCCCAGCAG GGCAAACAGGAAGAGAATGACGTGGTGGAGAAATTGAACCTCTTCTTGGATTTGCTCCAGTCCTATAAA gacCTGTGTGAGCGGCACGAGAAGGGCGTTCTGCACAAGCACCAGCGTGCCCTGCACAAGTACAGCCTGATGAAGAGGCAGATGATGAGCGCCACTGTGCAGAGCCGCGAGCCCGACTCCGTGGAGCAGCTGGAGTCCCGCATCGTCGAG GAGAACGCCATCCAGACGATGGAGCTTCGGAGCTACTTCTCCCTGTACTGCCTGCACCAGGAGATGCAGCTGGTCCACGTCtacctgcccctcacctcccacaTTCTCGGTGCCTTTGTCAACTCGCAGATCCAAGGGCACAAGGAG ATGAGCAAGGTGTGGAACGACTTGAAGCCCAAGCTCAGCTTCCTCTTCGCTGGACCCAACAGCTCCCTGACCCCGCCAAGGTCCCCGCGGGACGGCGTGTCTCCTCACTAG